From the genome of Cytobacillus firmus, one region includes:
- a CDS encoding cysteine hydrolase family protein translates to MNRFPTAPALLVLDMQKGFDDPYWGKRNNPQAENNAFRLLTEWRKRKWPIFFSKHLSLDPQSPLYHKNEAGIQFKDLLAPKSGEQVFTKNVNSAFIGTELEIQLRQQQIKSVFITGLSTQHCVSTTTRMSGNLGFITYLVSDAVAAFDITDHKGVVHSAETVQELELAALHKEFAVIVTADEVIKMLT, encoded by the coding sequence ATGAATAGATTTCCTACTGCACCAGCATTGTTGGTTTTGGACATGCAAAAGGGATTTGACGACCCATACTGGGGGAAGCGGAACAATCCCCAGGCTGAAAACAATGCGTTTCGCCTGCTGACAGAATGGAGGAAGCGGAAGTGGCCTATTTTCTTTTCAAAGCATTTGTCGCTTGACCCGCAATCGCCTCTTTATCACAAAAATGAAGCGGGAATCCAATTTAAGGACCTGCTGGCTCCAAAATCAGGGGAACAGGTTTTCACAAAGAATGTGAACAGTGCCTTCATCGGCACAGAACTTGAAATCCAATTGCGGCAGCAGCAGATCAAATCTGTTTTTATCACAGGCCTGTCCACACAGCATTGTGTATCAACTACAACGAGAATGAGCGGAAATCTAGGGTTTATAACTTATTTGGTGTCAGATGCGGTTGCCGCTTTTGACATCACTGATCATAAGGGAGTTGTCCATTCGGCGGAGACTGTGCAGGAATTGGAGCTCGCGGCATTGCATAAAGAGTTTGCAGTGATTGTGACGGCTGATGAAGTGATAAAAATGTTGACTTAA